AAGTCCTTGAGGTATTGCTTTGGTATAAACAACATGTCTTTAAAttaccttttacatttttttaaatttatttttgagatggagtcttcctgtcacccaggccagagtacagtggcatgatctccagtcactgcaacctccgtctcccaggttcaagtgattctcctgcctcagcctcccgagtagctgagattacaggcacctgccaccatgtctggctaatttttgtatttgtagtagagacaaggtttcaccgtgtaggccaggctggtctcgaactcctgacctcaaataatctgcccacctcagcctcccaaaatgctgggagtacaggcatgagccaccgtgcccggcctaaattttatAATGTAACTTTTGGTTACTTAGTTTATGCTTTATCTGTTGACTTGAagatgaagattttctttttcacctctgTTCCCCACGTCTGTGTACCTGCATACTTCTTATCTTCCCTCCAAGATACCACTGTATCTTCCCACTGTAGGGATACCATAATTTTTTCTAGAACTAATTTTCTTGAATGGGGGCAGTGTTACCATTCCAGGTGAGATAATTCTTCATTGCTGTGTTTATTGCGTATATTTAGCGTCCTTGGACCCCAGCAGTAAATGTCAATACCAACCTGAATGTATTACAGCAACCAAGAATTTCCTACATGTTTTCAAATGTTGGGATGGAGTGGTATGGAGTATCTGGTTGAGAATCGTTGGGTTAGAGCTGTGTTTAGCTTGTTACTGTTATGTAAATGGTAGTCATAGTTAAACCGTGTAGTACACCAAGGTTTACAACCACTGTTTTCCCTTTCTTGTACATATTTCTGCTGTCCCTGAAGTTAATTGTCTTTATCTTTTGTTTAGTGTTCTCTGTACCTACTGCTAACTGCAGACTCTCTTCTGGTTGTCTATATCTCCTTTATTTGCACTCGTACATTTTAGAAATTCTATCGGTATCGCATTCTTGGAGCCTTTTGACTGACATTTGACCGCTCCCTTATGGATTGGTGGCCCTCCAGACTTGAGGCACATTGTCATTCTGCATCTATTTTTACTGTTATCTTTAGTATTCTCTTTGCCTGACCCTTGTTTTGGATCTCATTTCCTGCATCCTGTGTCTTGACTTACTCCCTTATTTGCCAGAGTACCTCCTCCTGTGACTCTCTAATAAGGGTGCATGGGAGgtaaatattttgataactgaCATCTCTGTAAACCTTTTTTGTTAGTTGTTATGTTAGTTTCAGTCTGTCATTTCGTGgtactttctgggagattgctcaaaattttaaatgtttcagtgTTTCACTTTTAACTTCGAAATCACTtcaaatttaccaaaaaaattgcaaaatattacAGTTTTTCTATATGTTTCACCTAGCTTTGTTCCgatgttttgtttcagtttttttttttttttttttttttttgaggtggagtctcgctctgtcccccggactggagtacagtggccagatctcagctcactgcaagctccgcctcccgggttcacgccattctcctgcctcagcctcccgagtagctgggactacaggcgcctgccacctcgcccggctagtttttgtatttttagtagagacggggtttcaccgtgttagccaggatggtctcgatctcctgacctcgtgatctgcccgtctcggcctcccaaagtgctgggattacaggcttgagccaccgcgcccggccttgtttcagttttttgtttgtttgtttgtttgaagatatggccttgctctgttgcccaggctggagtgcagtggcgtgatctcggctcactgcaacttttgcctcctgggttcaagtgattctcctgcctcagcctcctgagtagctgggattacaggttcatgtcaccatgcccggctaatttttgtgtttttggtagagatggggtttctctatgttggccaggctggtctcgaactcctgaccttagttgatccacccacccctgcttcccaaagtgctgggatcacaggcatgagccactgcgcccggccttgcttCAGTTTTTaaggagacagagtcttgctatgttgcccaggctgatcttgaactcttgggttcaaataaTCCTGCTGCCTCCATTTCCCAAGTAGGTGGGTCTATACGTGttcaccactgtacctggcctctccAGTGTTACAGAACTACAGCACATTGTCAAGGCCAGGCAGTTAACATTGAGAGAATACTGCTAACTGATCTACACACCTGATTCCAATTTTGTCAATTGTCACATTCCTTTTTCTGAACTGAGACTCAAGCCAGGATTACACCTTTCTTAATTGTCTCCTTAATCTCAGTGTTTCGTTCTAGGACAGTTCAGTCTGTCCTTGTCTTTCAGGACTTTGATTGACGTGATTGAACAGTATTAgccagttattcttttttttttttttggaggcggagttttgctcttgtcccccaggctggagttcaatggggcgatctcggctcactgcaacctccgcctcccgggttcaagcaattcttctgcctcagcctcccaagtagctggattacaggcacgcgccaccatgcctggctaatttttgtatttttagtagagacagggtttcaccatgttggccagactggtctcgaactcccaacctcaagtgatctgcccgcctcggcctcccaaagtgttgggattacagtcatgagccaccgcacctagcccttttccctttttttttgagacaggccatcactctgttgcccaggctagagtgctgtggcacaatctcagctcactgcaaccacaaactcctgggttcaggtgatcctcccacctcagcctcctgaatagctgggaccacaagcacatgccaccacacctggctaatttttatattttttgtagagatggggtttcatcatgttgcccagagtggtctcaaactcctgggctcaagcaatccacccacctcagcctcccaaagtgcaggattacaggcTGAGCTACAGTTCCCTGCcagttgtttttaatattttttctattataaacagTGTTGCAATGAATAGCcttgtacatgtatatatttgtattattgtaGGCATGTCTTCAGGGTAAATTCCTTAAAGTGGAGTTGCTGGATTAAAAGGTAAATGCTTTTGTAGTTATTAAATGTTACCAGGTTACCCTCCAGAAAGATTGGATCAATTTGTAGTCAACAAATTGTGGAAAGGCCCCTCTTCCCCACCAAGAGAATGTGTTGTAATTTTTGCCAATTGCCTTATAAATGAAGTTGGACATCTTTCTTAAGCTTAAGGAacatttaaaaagctttatttgtAAATTGTCTGCCTTAtgtatttttcctattttccatTAGGCTTTTTTTTCAGTTATCCCTTAATTTAAGAGTTCTGTCTATGTTAGGAATATTAGGCCTTTATGAtacatgttgcaaatatttttttctagtttaccggttgtcttttcattttgttcatttattatttttttttaacttccaagctttctgttgagtttttaatttctgctattatttttaattttcaagacccctttcttgtttttggccattccttttgaaaaagaataataccctgttcttttttttttcaatggctataatgtttgcttttgcttctttgaaGATAGTATtcggtgtgtttttttttgagacagagtcttgctctgtcacccaggctgcaggctggagtacagtggctcaatctcagttcactgcagccttcacctcccaggttcaagcaattcttgtgtctcagcctcccgagttgctgggattacaagcacgtgccaccacacctggctaattttttttgtaggttTAGTAGGgtcggggtttcaccctgttggccaggttggtcttaaactcctgacctcaagcgatccgcctgtcttggcctcccaaagtgctgggattataggtgtgagccaccacactcggccccccctttttttagttgtggtaaaatatacgtaacataaaatttactgttttaaccatttttaggtgtacagttcATTGGCATTAAAGTACATTTGCATtgctatgcaaccatcaccaccatccatctccagaacctttttatcttcccaaactgagATTCTGTGCCCATTAAGCAATAGCTCCCTTTTCTCCCCTCCCTGTTAGTTTATAAAAGTTAACTAATCTATATATAGGTTTTacttttatctgtttgttttggGCTGTTTTTATCCCTAGAAGTCTGGTGATTCTTGGTCatcctttattttgttattttttatttttttgagatggagtctcgctctgtcgctcaggctagagtgcagtggtacaatctcagctcaccacaacctctgcctcccaggttcaagcgattcctgtgcctcagcctcccaagtagctgggattataggcatgtaccaccatgcccagctaatttttgtatttttaatagagatggggttttgccatgttggccaggctggtctcgaactcctgacctcaagtaatctgcctaccttggcctcccaaagtgttggggttacaggcgggagccacctcgcccagcccatCTAATTGTTTTTAAGAATGACCACTAAGAAACTGCTTGAGAACTCTTAACACATGGTGGGACATGTCAACTTTGGGGTACACTGTGGGCTATGCTGAGCCATTTTGTGGGGGTAATGTCTTTATCTTtatggatttgtgtgtgtgtttgtggactAGTTACAGTCTCCAGCAAAGAATCTTCAGTCTGCTTGTATGGATAAGACAGACTGCTAGCTTTCTGGGAGATGAGTGGCAAAGTGTGTTTGGAGTCTCATATGCAGTATATAATTCCATCTTCAAACTATTCCTGGAGTCCCTCTGTCTGCAGACTTTccattttactctttctttcttttttttttttttttttttgagacagtcttgctctgttgccccggctggagtgcagtggtacaatctcggctcactgcaacctctgcctcctgggttcaggccattctcctgcttcagcctccagagcagcttgGACTAcgggcactcgccaccacgcccggctaatttttttttttttttgtatttttagtagagacggagtttcaccgtgttatgcaggatggtctcgatctcctgacctcatgatccgcccacctcggcctcccaaagtgctgggattacaggcgtgagccaccgtgcccggccttccaTTTTACTCTTTCTAAAGGATAAACTTCTAGTCTTGGGTAGGGGAGGGTCACTTGACTGCCATGTGGAGTTAAGTAGGGATCTGAAGTCTAATTGCTTCTTAAACTTGAGGCCACCCTGTAGAGTAATTGTTCAGacttgttttgttgagacagccCCAGATATCACCATCTGCAGGTTTTTTCTCCCTGAATGATCTGTTTTCCCCCAGGGACTGGTCGCCTTCTTGTGGGTATAGAGCTTCTTGCCAGTCTTATGGAAGCTGAGTAGGGAAGGGCCTGGAGGGGAATTCACGGTGTAAATTCATTTATCCTCCTGGCTCTGTGCTCAGCTGTACATGACATACCGGACTATCCTGGGTCATCCTCCACAAAAAGTGAAACTTTCATTGTCTGCCAgagtatgagatggtatctcggaGTTTCACTGCTTCTCATTCAGACTTGGAGCCAGCCCTTTTCAGCACCACCCGTACTCCTGACTTCCATAGGTATATGTTGCCTCCGCTTCTGAGCCTTTCTGCTTTCTGAGGTCctgtagcttcttttttttttcagacagtttcactcttgtctcccagactcgagtgcagtggcgcaatcttagctcactgcaacctccacctcccaggttcaagcaattctcctacctcagcctcccaagtagctgagattacaggcccccatcatcatgcctggctaattatttttgtatttttagtagagacagggtttcaccatgttggccaggctggtctcaaactcctgacctcaggtgatccatctgcctcggcctcccaaagtgctgggattacaggcatgggccaccacgcctggccctgtgttctcatttgtgaaatgaaggacagggaagggagaggagaccAAATGCCACTTAAGACTGATTCCATATTGACTTAATTATAATTTGCTCATAGCAGAATAATTTGTTTCGtacagcaaatttttaaaagaaagagcaGGTACTTTTGCTCTGTATAGTCATGTGCCAGTAGATATTTAGTAAATACATGTGATGTCAGCATCTCAAGAGGGAGGCCAAGCTCCTTTGTTACCAGTCAAAGACTCTCTGGGTAGCCATGCAAGGACAGGACTTTATCAAATGCTCTCACCCAGTGATGATTCTGGATCTCAAGTGAGTATAAGAAAAAAGAACCAACAcaagcatacacacatatactgcAGAAACACACTAGAGACAGTAGATGGAAGTGAATGACAGTTAAAACCAAATGATAACTTCCCCTCAGGATTTAATAAGATCTAGTATTAGTGAAGGCTCTTTAGTCTAGAAAGAAAGGCACCAGCCACTGCAGGTAGAGTAGAAGAAACACTAGACTGAATCAGAAGCCAATATTCTAATTTCAACTTGCTAACAGTTTACTCAGAAGTGCTGTATTATCTTTCTGTGTATAAGttttctctggggaaaaaaaaatggaggactGAACACATGTTTACCTCAGTTCCCTCTCCAAATCACACTGAGGTTAcagaaatcacatttaaaaaaatttttttttgatactgagtttccctcttgtcgcccaggctggagtgcagtggcacgatctcagctcagtgcaacctccgcctcccgggttcaagcagttctcctgcctcagcctacccagtaactgggattataggagtgaggattacagggctcaagcaatcctcccacctcggcttcccagagtgctgggattgcaggtgtgaaccactgtgcctggtctaaaATGAttcttaagtttatttttcttagaggCAGGTGTACAGCAAATGGCTTCTTGTTAAAGTACTCATGTCCTCCCTCCTCTCAGTTTTCATTGTGATGAAAACCTTGGTCAGGTAAGATTTCATTGTGTCTCATAGTCTAAATTGAAGtatatgtactcttttttttttttttttcgattttCTACCTTAATTACTGTGAATATGTCTTCATGACCTTATGTTTAGATAGAAACataacttccttttcttctttacagCTGCATCCAGATCTCATTAtgcatcaggaaaatgaaaaaacagaggaaaattcTATGGAGGAAAGGAATCCACTTGGCCTTTTCTGAGAAGTGGAATACTGGGTTTGGAGGCTTTAAGAAGTTTTATTTTCACCAACACTTGTGCATTCTGAAAGCTAAGCTGGGAAGGCCAATTACTAGGAATAGACAGTTGAGGCATTTCCAGGGTGGAAAGAAAGCCCTTCAGATCCAGAAAACGTGGGACAAGGATGAACCCCCTTGTGCTAAGACCAAGTTCAGTGTGGCTGCTCCACATGCTAGCACTCTGTCCTCTCCAGTGAAAAGAAAGGACACTAAACACTTCATTTCCTCCTCAAGGACTCTCCTGAGACTCCAAGCAGAGAAGTTGTTGTCATCAGCAAAGAATTCTGACCATGAATACTGCAGAGAGAAAAATCTCTTGAAGACAGTTACTGACTTTCCATCCAATAGTGCTTTAGGTCAGGCCAATGGTCACAGACCTAGGACAGACCCACAGGCTTCTGACTTTCCCATGAAGTTCAATGGGGAGAGGCAAAGTCCAGGGGAGAGTGGCGCGATTGTGGTCACCTTGAGCAACCACAAGAGAAAGGGCTTTTGTTACCGCTGCTGCCAAGGGCCGGAGCACCACAGGAATGGGGGACCCTTGACTCCAAAGCAGTTCCAACTTAACCAACATAGAAGAATCAGATTATCTCCTCTTATGATGTATGAGAAATTATCCATGATTAGATTTCGGTACAGGATTCTCagatcccagcacttcagaaccAAAAGCAAAGTTTGCAAGCTAAGAAAAGCCCAGCGAAGCTGGGTACAGAAGGTCACTGGGGACCATCAAGAGACCCTTAGGGAGAACGGTGAGGGTGGCAGTGGCAGCCTATTTCCTTCCCCAGAACCTAAAGACCCTTCTTGTCGGCATCAGCCGTACTTTCCAGATATGGACAGCAATGCTGTGGTGAAGGGGACGAACTCTCATGTGCCTGATGGCCACACTAAAGGAAGCCCTTTCTTGGGCAAAGAGCTTAGTTTAGACGAAGCATTCCCTGACCAACAGAATGGCAGTGCCACACACGCCTGGGACCAGTCATCCTGTGCTTCTCCTAAGTGGGAGTGTACAGAGCTGATTCATGACATCCCCTTACCAGAACATCATTCTAATACCATGTTCGtttcagaaactgaaaaagaaattatgactCTGGGTCAGGAAAATCGGACACGTTCTGTTAGTGATGATGGAGTAAAACTGTCAGTGTCTGGAGCAGAGACATCTGTGAGTAGTGTAGATGGGCCTGTGTCCCAAAAGGCTGTTCACAATGAGAACTCATACCAGATGGAGGAGGATGGATCTCCCAAGCAGAACATTCTTAGTTCTGAGTTGCTGGACCACCCTTACTGTAAAAGTCCTCTGGAGGCTCCCCTGGTGTGCAGTGGACTCAAACTAGAAAATCGAGTAGGAGGTGGAAAGGACAGTCAGAAAGCCTCTCCAGTGGATGACGAACAGCTGTCAGTCTGTCTATCTGGTATGCACTTTTCCTTGATTCGTCCCCAAACTCCAAGCTCACACTTGCTGTCCATTATCCTTGCTAATAAGAGTCCTACTTTTTTCTCCCACACATGGATTTTTCTTTAAACCAGTTAGTCTTCTTGAAGCCTTTTATATTGCTGCATTGTGTAGATGTTCCATAATTTAATCCTCATGGACACTTGCAttgattccatttttttcataatCTTATAGTGCgatgaaattatttctttacatttatacatttgttttttttttttttttttttgaggcggagtctcgctctgtcgcccggactggagtgcagtggcccgatctcagctcactgcaagctccgcctcccgggtttgcgccattctcccgcctcagcctcccgagtagctgggactacaggcgcccgccacctcgcccggctagtttttgtatttttagtagagacggggtttcactgtgttagccaggatggtctcgatctcctgacctcgtgatccgcccgtctcggcctcccaaagtgctgggattacaggcttgagccaccgcgcccggccatttgttTCTGTAAGCTAAATTCTCGTTATTAGAATTGATGGTGAAGTAATATtcacacttaaaattttaagagaaggccaggcgcggtggctcaagcctgtaatcccagcactttgggaggccgagacgggcggatcacgaggtcaggagatcgagaccatcctggctaacacggtgaaaccccgtctctactaaaaaatacaaaaaactagccgggcgaggtggcgggcgcctgtagtcccagctactcgggaggctgaggcaggagaatggcgtgaacccgggaggcggagcttgcagtgagctgagatctggccactgcactccagcctgggcgacagagcaagactccgtctcaaaaaaaaaaaaattttaagagaattGAGTTAACCTTCAAAAAGTTGAACCGGTTTACACTTGTTAAGCTTTGCCAGTCTTACAGATCACagagttttgttttgatttgcatttttgagttttaagtttgaacatctttttctgtgtttattggccacttttttgtgtgtgcatggttttcctttgcctattttcctttttttgagatggagtcttactctgtcgcccaggctggagtgcagtggtgcgatctcggctcaccacaacctctgcctcccaggttcaagtgattctcctgtctcagccccccgagtagctgggattacaggtgcccaccaccatgccttgctaatttttgtatttttagtagagatggggtttcaccatgttggccaggctggtctcgaactcctgatctcaggtgatccacccaccctggcctcccaaagttctgggattacaggcgtgagaaacTGTGCCCTGCCtctttgcctatttttcaattggattgtttctgttttgttttgtttttttagtataGGAGACGctctgtgtaccaggcactgtgctggttCCTAAGAATGCAGCAGTGAACAGAATATATGACCTTCAGGGACCTTGCTGTCATTCTagtcataaaaatgttaaattaattgtTGATTATAAATGTCATAAGAATGGTTCCTCACGAAAGGTAAAAGCCTTCAGTACCCCAAAATTGTTTGATATTTTTGCTTAATAGAAGTTTTCAGTTCGTACATAGTAAAacttatctctctttttttatattttattttttggagatggagtcttgctctatcacccaggctggagtgcagtgacgcgatctcaggctcactgcaacctctgcctcctggttcaagcaattctcctgcctcagcctcccaagtagctgggactacaggcacatgctgccatgccgggctaattttttgtattttagtagagacagagtttcaccatgttgcccaggctggtctcgaactcctgagctcaggcaatctgtctgcctcatcCAGTctgcccaaagtgctaggattacaggcgtgagccactgcgcctggtctaaAACTTATCTGTTTTTGACTTTGagccttctagtttttatgtcatGCTTTAAGAAGACTTCTCTTGTCAAAAATCTGTCCCATAAGGTAAATTGTTATAAACACTGTTTTGGAAGACAATATGATAGTATAAATTATGGCCTGTTCAGGCAATATTTTGCTATGCAGCTGTTTAAGAATAtagatctatattttaatactgaAAGATGTCTATATAAAgtgaaaacaggccaggcgcagtggctcatgcctgtgatcccagcactttgggaggctgaggcgggcggatcacgaggtcaggagatcgagaccaggctggtcaacatggtgaaaccctgtctctactaaaaatgcaaaaatttgccaggtatgGCGGTGcgtgtctgtgatcccagctacttgggaggctgaggcaggagaaccgcttgaacccgggaggcagagcttgcagtgagctgagaatacgccactgcgctccagcctgggcgacagagcgagactccgtctcaaaaaaaaaaaaaaagtgcaaacagTAAGTTGCAAAATGGTATGAAACCATTTTGTTAAAAGATATATGtgacggccgggcatggtggctcaagcctgtaatcccagcactttgggaggccgagacgggcggatcacgaggtcaggagatcgagaccatcctggctaacatggtgaaaccccgtctctactaaaaaatacaaaagaactagccgggcgaggtggcgggtgcctgtagtcccagctacttgggaggctgaggaaggagaatgacataaacccgggaggcagagcttgcggtgagctgacatccggccactgcactccagcccgggcgacagagcaagactccatctcaaaaaaaaaaaaaaaaaaagtgacatgtaggatgagtatgtgtatgtatgtgtgcatatgcattTGTATAGGACACCTGGACATTATTACAGTTGGCTTTGGGGAGCTAGTTAGGAGGTTTATTTCTTGGTGGTTTAAACAGTCCTGAGCACTTTCTCTTTCCAACCATTAAATATAGTAAATTCttccggctgggcacggtggctcacgcctgtaatcccgacactttgggaggacgaggcaggcgaatcacgaggtcaggagatcaagaccatcctggctaacacggtgaaaccccgtctctactaaaaatacaaaaaattagctgggggtggtggcgggcgcctgtagtcccagctactggggaggctgaggcaggagaatggcgtgaaccattCTCAAGGCGGAGCTCACcttgagccatgattgtaccactgcactccagccccccgagtagctgggattccacgcgcccaccaccacaccaggctaattttgtatttttaatagagatgggcaacagagcgagactccgtctcaaataaataaataaataaatacataaattcttCCTCACAAAAAGACACAAAGTACAGAGTCCTAgcaaactaaaaaacaaacaaacaaaactcttgtCTATACCGTCCTAGAATAAAGTCAGATTTCCCTACTGAGGTTAGCTGACCCATGATACGTAAACGtgaaaaaaattagcatttaCCCACAAATGCCAATTAACCTTTATAGATGTAACACTTTCAAATACAATTGATAAATTGAATATGCACATAGTAAAACCTGTAGCACGACCTGAGGAAGTAGGAATTCTTACAGAATTCACATTTAGTGACAATATAATTCGCTATTTTAATaggctaaaggaaaaaaaaatggtatctcAGCAAGTGCTGAAAAGCCTGTTAGTAAAATGGTTTCCCTTTGTGTTTAATCTCTTAGAAAATTAGTAATAAAGGAAGCTTCCTTCAGTTACTAAAGAATATCAATCAGAAGCCAATAGCAGTTCCAGGTTTAAGAGAATCAAGTAAGCTCATGGAATCTCTTCTTCCTCCTACCAAATccatagaaaatatgaaaaatatattaaaaacacatgTGTCTTCCTACTAACAAGGAGGAGAGAGTTCTGGTGGATCAGAAACTGAGAATCAGCTTCCACTGGGCAAATAGTAGAGGGAAGGTCCAGGTGGGCAGAAGGAAGATTAGTACAGGGAAGTGGTGTGATACTGAGTGCTCATATTTCTGGAGATGGTGGAAGTGGAGAGGAAGGGGGACACCCATGGTAAAGACTGAGTAGTTGGGGAATCTCTCCCTGCCTGTGCCATATATCAGCAAAGAATAAACCTGTTACCAAGCCAAAATTCTAAGAACAGGAGACTGGATACTCACCCACACATGTACACCTTGTAACACTTGGCAAGAGTGAGGAACATCCATTTTCAGAACAGCTGCTGGGGGTCTTAGTGTCCTTATTCCCACTGAAAATAGTTCAAGGCAGAGCAGCAGCTACTGCCCATGATAGCCCTTTGCCCTCAATACTCAGCAAGTTACCTAAgtagagatgaactcacagtctATCACCATCATCTGAGAAAAGCCAACacaatgaaatagacaaattcaacAAATAACAGAACCAAACCTTAGTAGTGATTAATGGGGCAGTGATACTCCTTTAACTGACTTCTACAACATTAGCCACTATTGAGTTCTGTGGTGTGCTGAATACTGGCTTGTCTCTAATAGGACTGCACACTGTGCTCCTTTCAGTTGATCTACATGTTTAAGAGTCAATTATACTTCGGGGAAATTTA
The sequence above is drawn from the Rhinopithecus roxellana isolate Shanxi Qingling chromosome 1, ASM756505v1, whole genome shotgun sequence genome and encodes:
- the SENP5 gene encoding sentrin-specific protease 5 isoform X1, producing the protein MKKQRKILWRKGIHLAFSEKWNTGFGGFKKFYFHQHLCILKAKLGRPITRNRQLRHFQGGKKALQIQKTWDKDEPPCAKTKFSVAAPHASTLSSPVKRKDTKHFISSSRTLLRLQAEKLLSSAKNSDHEYCREKNLLKTVTDFPSNSALGQANGHRPRTDPQASDFPMKFNGERQSPGESGAIVVTLSNHKRKGFCYRCCQGPEHHRNGGPLTPKQFQLNQHRRIRLSPLMMYEKLSMIRFRYRILRSQHFRTKSKVCKLRKAQRSWVQKVTGDHQETLRENGEGGSGSLFPSPEPKDPSCRHQPYFPDMDSNAVVKGTNSHVPDGHTKGSPFLGKELSLDEAFPDQQNGSATHAWDQSSCASPKWECTELIHDIPLPEHHSNTMFVSETEKEIMTLGQENRTRSVSDDGVKLSVSGAETSVSSVDGPVSQKAVHNENSYQMEEDGSPKQNILSSELLDHPYCKSPLEAPLVCSGLKLENRVGGGKDSQKASPVDDEQLSVCLSGFLDEVMKKYGSLVPLSEKEVLGRLKDVFNEDFSNRKPFINREITNYRARHQKCNFRIFYNKHMLDMDDLATLDGQNWLNDQVINMYGELIMDAVPDKVHFFNSFFHRQLVTKGYNGVKRWTKKVDLFKKSLLLIPIHLEVHWSLITVTLSNRIISFYDSQGIHFKFCVENIRKYLLTEAREKNRPEFLQGWQTAVTKCIPQQKNDSDCGVFVLQYCKCLALEQPFQFSQEDMPRVRKRIYKELCECRLMD
- the SENP5 gene encoding sentrin-specific protease 5 isoform X2; the protein is MKKQRKILWRKGIHLAFSEKWNTGFGGFKKFYFHQHLCILKAKLGRPITRNRQLRHFQGGKKALQIQKTWDKDEPPCAKTKFSVAAPHASTLSSPVKRKDTKHFISSSRTLLRLQAEKLLSSAKNSDHEYCREKNLLKTVTDFPSNSALGQANGHRPRTDPQASDFPMKFNGERQSPGESGAIVVTLSNHKRKGFCYRCCQGPEHHRNGGPLTPKQFQLNQHRRIRLSPLMMYEKLSMIRFRYRILRSQHFRTKSKVCKLRKAQRSWVQKVTGDHQETLRENGEGGSGSLFPSPEPKDPSCRHQPYFPDMDSNAVVKGTNSHVPDGHTKGSPFLGKELSLDEAFPDQQNGSATHAWDQSSCASPKWECTELIHDIPLPEHHSNTMFVSETEKEIMTLGQENRTRSVSDDGVKLSVSGAETSVSSVDGPVSQKAVHNENSYQMEEDGSPKQNILSSELLDHPYCKSPLEAPLVCSGLKLENRVGGGKDSQKASPVDDEQLSVCLSGFLDEVMKKYGSLVPLSEKEVLGRLKDVFNEDFSNRKPFINREITNYRARHQKCNFRIFYNKHMLDMDDLATLDGQNWLNDQVINMYGELIMDAVPDKVHFFNSFFHRQLVTKGYNGVKRWTKKVDLFKKSLLLIPIHLEVHWSLITVTLSNRIISFYDSQGIHFKFCVECIPQQKNDSDCGVFVLQYCKCLALEQPFQFSQEDMPRVRKRIYKELCECRLMD